AAGGACCTCACCTATGGCTTTAACACCTGCGATCAACCGGGTAATACAGGAGGGTACGTCCATTTCGGCTTCTATATCGGACATCGGCTGCAGATTCTGTCGAATATGGACCGGTGGAGTGCTCCAATCCGGTTTCCGGGGGCAAATCTCGCACTTGACGAAAAGCCTTCTGGAAGCCTGGAGTGGGGTCTATTCGCTGTGGCTGATTGGTGAATGCTGTCCGATATTCGGCCCGATTGGCCCATTTTTAAGGTTGTCTTGGCTCTTTCTTGGCACTATGATCAAAAGGTTTTATGAAACATAAATCAGTATAGCCTGCACCAGTTGCACTGTTATCACCGCCACGGAAATAAACCGGGTAGTCTGAGTCCTCAAAGCTCCACCTTGAAATTTCATCGCGAACCATGGTGCTTTCCGCGCTCCCCTGAGCCTCACGTCAAATTCCTCCACTGGAGGCTGTTATTTCCTCATTTCTCTCCTCATATCCTCACCATGGAAAAGCTCCAGCACCATGATGTCGACGCGGTCCGACCGGACATTGAGGCCGCCAGGCTACGTCCCGTCGCAGCGGACAGTCGGCTCGCCAATCCGGTAGGGAGTGACCTGGACTCGCAACCCGAGAAGAACCTCAACGCAGTCTTGAGCTAATATGGCAATGATGCTTGCAGAATCCGTTAGGCTTCGGGGCATTTGCGACGACCTTGATGACACTTTCACTTTCAAATATGGGCTTTCGCGGGGTTGATAATCAGACGGTGTTCATCGCCGATCTCTGCCTTTtggctggctttggcttgtTGATTTCGGCGCAGTGGGAGATGGTTAGGGGGAGTACGTTTGGATATACAGTGCTTGCTGCTTTTGGTGAGTTCTGGAAATCCTCACAAGGGATATTCGGGCATTCGGGGATTGACTAATAATTGCGATAGGACTGTACTACGCTGGATATGGTGTGCTCTTGATGCCCTCTATGGGGATCGTCGGGGCTTACGGCGGCAAGTCACCCGAATTCTACAACGCCTTTGGGTTCTATCTTCTTGGTATGATCATGTCCGTTTACAATATATTGAACTCCGCTCTAACTGTAACCTAGTCTGGTCCATCCTaaacttctttttcttcctcgcctccctAGCAACGTGAGTACCACTCCCTCTACCCCCAAAGAGTACAAAGCTCACCAGCGGATCCATATACAGAAACATCccaaatataataatctacGGCGCTCTCGAACTGTCATATATATTCAATTGCGCCTCGCATTTCGCCCTCGCTGACGGAAATGCACACATAGGGACAAGCCTCACCAAAGCATCCGGGGCATTCGGCTTCGTCTCAGCGCTGGCTGGGTATTACATGCTGTGTCATGGCCTTTGCCAAGGTTCACTGCCATTTACGATGCCATTATGCGAGACTGAGAGGTTTTTCCGCGGGCGGAGACCTGTCGGGAAGGAGATGTAGACTACGCAAGGTGGATGGTGCTTTGTATTATATATCATAGTATACGTTGTGGAATACTCGAACACAAGCTTTGAACATATGTCGAGTAATAGTTGGCACATATACACCCTCAATTCACGAATCCAAACATTAACAGGTTCAAGAACACCAGTCAAGGCCGCAATGCCCGCCCATACCCCTGGTTCTCCAAATCGGGGACTGGGGCGCCGTCCAGCCAGTCCCAAGCAGAAACCCTCCCGGCACCAAGACCTGCCTTGCATCCCCGATCCAGCAACGTCCTCACaaccttttcctttcctaaCCGTATCCCAAGCATAACAGGTGTTTCGCCCTTGTCCGTCCTGCTCTCCCCATCGGCCCCACCTGCGAGTAGTACCGCCACTGCGACAACATCTCCATCCTGCACCGCAAGATGCAGCGGCGTCCAGCCCTCATCGTCCGTCATATTCGGATCTGCGCCGAAGTCCAACAACACTGAAGCAGATTCGACATTCCGATTCTGCACCGCTAAATGTAATGCAGTCCAGTATGTATCCGATTCAAAACTATTCGGATCGACGCCTGCACGGAGCAGAACCCTGATTACTCCCGCAGTAGTCCCATTCTCAGCGGACCCTTTTGAATCAGAACCAGATCCCAGTAGATGTGCATGGTCATCCTGGAAACGGTTAAACGTCGGCAGCATCAGCGCAGCGAAAACCAGATTCGGCTTCGAGATATGCGTCGACGACCACGCCACAGGGTCCGCGCCGGCCCGGGGGATGAGGCGTTCGAGAATATTTACCCGCTGGGCACATACAGCCGTTTATAGCGCGCTATCTAGTACCGCTCGAGGAAGGTCGACACCGCTGGTAATCCAGAGCTCCACTAACCGCGGTGGTCCGTGATGTACGGCGTGTAGGAAGCCGCGTGAGATAGGATCGTGCGCTGGCGCTACAGCGCCGGCCCAGGAACGTTTGGGGAATGGATAGCACAGTTCACAGGCGGGTCTATGATGTATGTTATTACCATCGGGTTTGAAGCAAGACATCGAGGCGGTTTTGTGTCGGATGTAGGTGTGAAAAGCTGATTCGGCTGCGAGGTTTGGGGGTCCGGAGGAATTGGTGCGGCATCGCTCCATGTTGGCGAGGTATGCTGTGCTTTCTAGGTTCTCCTGACATGTTATTGTACGCCAAAAGGTTCCTTTTGCGATGATCGTGTTTGGCTCCCGGTAGGCATGGGTGTGGACGAGAACGTCGAATTCGAGGGTGTTGCTGTCGGCGCTGCTGACACCTTTGAACTGAGCTGCTGCGCGGAGCGTTGTTTCTGCTCCAACGGGGCTCAGATGGTCGATTGACATGCGAGATGGGACTGAGATTAAGCAATGTGCTTTTTTAAGCGTGTTGGTCAGGGCATCCGCACTGGCTGCTTCCATTAGAGCGATGAGGGCCGTTGTTGACAGGACGGCTGGGTTAGTGGGGTTTGCATTGCTGGAAAGATGCTGAGGAAGCACCGTTTTGATAATAGTAGTTTGCTCCTTAATATCCTTCCAGCGGTAGCTCTCGTCCAAGGGCATTTTGGCGGGTCGTAGTGAGGAAGTAGTGGGACGGTTTGTATTTATATCTGGGACGAGTGCGGCTGAACCTCGTATTCAGCAGGCCATGGCTGGGCGGCCCAAAACAAGTCTGTCAATTAGTAGACTGGCATACGAAATGTTTGTCCGATAGAGCGTCCCATATATGGTGGTGCAACAGGCTTCAGGAGATGCCCCTTCACATCGGCAGTCCTTCTGCGCTGCTGCTTCAGTGATAGGCAAGTTCACGCGATGCCGGGATAACCCTCAGTTCAGAAGACCGGTTCATCCTGCGTTCGGATGTACTGACCCCAACTAAAGAAAGGAAGTTATGGGAGATGATTTGTCGGGTTTTCAAACCCTGAGCCATCACGGCGTCTGTTCATTATCGGCCAGACCCCTTCGCCAGCAGGTCGCGTTGTTTCTACTAGCAACGTTGTTAGGGTTTGTATCAACCACTGCCACGTTATTAGCTATCGCTGATTCCTCGGCTGCCAAGCTTGACATTGAATCCTTTATAGGCGGGATCCAGCAGTAGTACATTGACAGTATCCAGCATGAAATAGCCGGGGCTATAATTCAGCATTCTAATTCGATAATGCTACAGGGCTTCTCGGTTTCGTTTAGTAGCGGCCGCTCAGTCGCAGAAGCTTCTTCTAATAAACCATTAAATCATTCGGGTCCGAAAGACCGTAAGCCACATAAATCCGGGCAACAATGCACAACTCCAATTCGTCTGATTCTGAAGCCCTGATGCAGATCGCCGAGAGACTATGATTATTACAAGCAACGATCGGCCAGGCACCAACTGCTTGGCCCGCCATTTGACCAGGCAGGCTTAGTGCATTGCTCAAGATAGAACGTCCTCTGTGCTGACATCCCACATACCTCTTGAAGCCTAGTGTATACTGACAGTTGGGGAATCGGATGAATCCATTGGCCCTAATGCTGAGGCTGTGTGTTCCGTCATGAAATCAGATGGATGCTTCGCCTCGCTTGTTTCCAGGCTGAACCCTGTCCTTATCAAGGTCGCAACAGCATCCTTGGCTTCAACACACCGCCGCCGAAAAACTTTCGTCCTTCAGTTGCTATTAGCAGCTGCGGCCATACCGAGCGCAATGAGGTTTCAAGGTGGCGCCCACATGGCGATAGCCGCGTTGCAAATTCTACCGCTTACCAGCCATGTCTACGCGCttgacttggatattgaCAATCAGGGTAAGAGATTCTGTCACCGGGATATATATCCTCCTATCGTTCTATGGTTGAATGGCTAATTATATTGTGTTTCGTAGAGTCGATCAAAGATGCCGGGAGCACCGCCGCCTACAACATGATGACATGGTACAAACCCTTCAATGGGACAGACAATCCTGGTTTTATCGAAAGATCCTGGTGGACAGGGGCTGCTTTATATCTGGCATGTCTCAATTACTGGCATGCTACGAACGATACGACTTATAACGAAGATGTCAGCATCGGGTTGCAACACCAGGGAGGTGAGGGCGGAGACTACATGCCCTCGTGGGCAAGTGGAGTAGTAAGTGTCCATTGCAATCAATCCATATAGTCAACCCTTCCAACCGTTGTACAGGGAAATGACGATCAAATGTTCTGGGGTCTTGCGGCTATCACCGCAGCGGAATATAATCTGCCGAATCGTCCAGATGGCGACACATGGCTCACCCTCGCCGAGCGTGTTTTCAACGACCAGAAGGAATCAGGGAACGGTGGATGGGAGACGACTATTTGCGGGGGTGGCCTTCGCTGGCAGAAGGACGTGTGGCAAGGCGGTTATACCATGAAGAACTCGGTGTCGAACGGCGGCTTTTTTATGCTCGCGGCGCGTCTCGCTTGGTTTAAACAAGAGGATGAGTTCGCGACGTGGGCTGAGAAGGTCTGGGACTGGGCTACCAAGGTAAATCTGGTCAATAAAAAGACCTGGGAAGTGGCAGATAGTGTCAGTGCAGGCTCGGGGGGCGCCGATGGCTGCACTCTTCCTGACCACACGCGGTGGACATACAACTATGGCACCTTTTTGTCTGGTGCTGCTTACATGTATGCCTATGTGAGTATTAAAGCAGACCTCCTGTTTTCGCATGCTAATGACAAACCTTGTTGTAGACGAACGACAGTAAATGGCTTGATATTACCAGCAACCTCGTGGATTCATTGTTTGCGACGTTTATTCTACCTAAACAAGGAGGAGTGATCGCAGACCCGTGCGAAGCCACGGGCGTATGCGATGAAGACGCGAACCGGCCACTCTTCAAAGGCCTTACGATATCGTGGCTTGCAGATACTGCATTGATCATCCCTTCCCTTAGGGACAAGATCCTCCCAAAGCTTCAAGCGTCTGCCGAGGGCGCTGCAAAATCATGCACCGGCAAAGGCCAAAGCCTTTGTGGTAACCGCTGGTACGGCGGATACGACGGACAGAACTCAATGGAGAATTCAATCACCGGCAGTCAGATGATGAGTGCTGTTATGTTGAAGTTTCTCGGCTCATCCTCAAAACCAGTCTCGGTGGCAACAGGAGGAAACGGCACCAGCGATCCGCATTCTGACACTGGGAAGGGTTCGGGGGGTAAGGAATTCGCCCCCATCACGATGGCAGATCGAGCAGGAGCTGGGATCCTGACAGTGCTCTGCGTGGCTGGTATGATAGCAGGGGTGGTCTTTCTGTTTAGTGACGGGCCCTTATAAGGGCCGCCTTTTATGACTGTCTGATTAATGCCATTTTCCAACCTTGGCTCATACCGCAAGACTTGTATGGGTGGATTGTACAAGATTCACacgcagcttctccatggCCCCCAACGGCTGGTACGAAATGGGGGATTGCCAGGGTATTTGCGACGGTAGATAATTCTCTGTACAGCGTGACTCATTTCAAGTACGGATTCTAACCGGAATATCTTAGAAAAGTCAGCAAGAAGTTTACTATTATGGATTTCGGTTTGGTCTTAAGGGAAAGATTCTGCATTCGTACTCAGATATCCCACGGTGAGACCAGTGCTGTGATCAAGGCCTCTGCATATGGTCACTCAGTTGCATGTCTGATAGTTACCTGCCAGCTGGTTCTGTTGGTATTCTGTTTCCTGTCTTTGTTACCTTTGCATTTTCCTTCCGCTGGCCGAGCACTGAGCGAAGGAGTAGGGTCTCAACTGCAATTAAATTGCTCCATGGCTTACAGACTACAATTGTTTGGATCGCCCAGACCTCATTTCCCAGTCTCAGCGATAGGCTACTAAGAGCCGTGAAGGCGCCAGCTCCACTCCCTTATTTCCCCATCGACGAGGCGCGTTGATTCTCGATCAATTATGGCTTGCAAGTGTTGGCGCAAATAGAAACACTTGCATCCCTAACAACCCCACCAGGTCGTTCCCGCTGGTTATGAGGTACTTAATATGCAACTAACTAATAGTCTATctagatctataatatagatagtaagaGGACCAATAGCCCTAGAAAATATATGGTTTgatataatctagtattaggTTCATATAACTTAAGGGCCAGTACCCAGCAGGGTCAATTTGAACTAGCCCTGTAAACAAGCTAATATCAACTGGCATGTTAATTAGGTATAGATCTAATAATCATTACCCGTCGAACCGTATAGATGCTCTCCTTGTTCAAGAACATCAATCGTGTCACCCACTGTAATATATAGCTCTTGCCCGTGCCTCTCAGCCTGCAACAAGCTCCTATCTTCAGGCACGCAATGCATACCTATGTAACCAAGCGCCATTTTGTTACCTGTTTCAACCGTACGGTGTTTCACTAACGTTGTACTGGGTTGCGGTTTACCTCTTTTTTTATGTGGAAGCGGTATATCTGTCTCAAATTTCCCCGTTTCAGGATTGACATTAGGTATAGTACACCGAGAGGGGCGGCAGACAACAGATAGTACAGGCGCCATATCAGCTCGTGACCCCATATTTACTCCCGTGGGCAAGATACGTTAACGCTTCCAAGTCTCTTCGGCATATGCAGGAAGGCCTGCAATCCACATGTTTGTACAGAATCGAAGAGCGTTAAGGGGCTGATTCTCAAATGGGAGAAGCGCTGATGCCGCGTGTACTGAAGACAAGCTATTTATATTGATTGGCTGCTGATCTGTGTAGCCGTGCATAGCTGGGGAACCGATGTGTTCAAGTGGCGCGAGATTCTTGTCCGTTCGCGTAAGACTCTCTGGCGTACACTTCAAGAGCGTGAGGCATTGGCCCTCTGGTATGCCCAGAAATCTCTTCAGCTTGGGCAAAGCTGCAGAAACAGAAGGTATAGTCCCCATGTCGAGGCCTTTTGTATCACGGTAGTGGATTCGGAACACTTTTAGGCTTAAGTCAGAGTGGCCTATCTGCGCGGGCGTGGGCTGGAGGGgggcgatgaggagatcTGCGGCGTCGTAAAGAAACACCCTGTGTTGAAAAGTGCCTCAAACCGATTGACCCAGCTAGGATTGTCAGGGTCTGGGAACGTCACGACCACACATCCACCGGCCTGAACTAAGGGGTCATTCGGATTGCTCTTCCTTTGCGGAAGCCATAGCTCCGTCTTGATCCGAGACATGCCTGGCTTGGTGCGCTGGCTGATGAATTGCCATTTCGAGGTCTCGGAACTCTGTGCCTAACTGTGGATGAAGACGGCGGTTATCCATAAGCTGTGTCACCTATTGTGATTGCTAGGCGAGCCTTGAGAGAAGTGGCATTCTACTAAAATCGTGAGGTTATTGTCAATAGCTGCGAATCCCCCGCACCAAGACATTGTTTCCCTTGATATTTGAACAAATTCCAGCTTGCTTTTACACGATTCCACCGAGTGAGTGTATAGCCAGTTGGTATTGCAATAGACGAACAGGTCGCGTggtaatattaataagagtATCTCAGGATACTAAGATACTAGATTAGAAAACTTATGACATGCTCGGGTAACTTGCGTTTCACGTATACCACAACAACGGATGTTTTCTAGCTTAATAGAAGgataaaaaacaaaaacatacaacagctgggattcgcatgtggtcacccaccatactactaaccagccggcgtgtggcttaagtacggctgagcggacgggaagccctgttttccacaccctgtggtcgtatgtaccagAACTAATCAAAAAGGAGTTGATATGAGACGTAGCGGTGTGATGAATGTGCACGTCCGCACCCACGCCGGACTGTCCTTCTTGTTCCGCGGATTCCCTCTATTCACCATCTGCACACTCTACTTCCAGTGCTGGCTTCAGTCCTCCTTCCAGGCAGCGCAGACACCCCATTGGCAGCCCACCTCGgctccatcatctccacctCCCTACTATCCTATCTCCAAGTCCTCTGGATCCAGACCGTCATCACCAAGCCATCCTCCACATTTTCCTACCACCAGCTCCCCAACATCGCATGCTGGATCCGCGCTGCTCCCATCGCCGTGCTAGAAGCCGCCATAGATGAGTGGGCAACCTAATATTCAACGGATCTGGCCGTCGCCATCTCAAATGCGACCGTCAAGTTGCTAGATCCAAACGCCCTCCTTGATCCAGTTGCTGCGCAAGACATAGAACGCGGCTATGCACCGCACATCCTGGGTCTCATCCCCTGCTTCGTAACGTGCATGGCTACGCTGCCTGTGCGGATATCTCTTATCCGGATTGCGGCCTCCATGCTGCCCGAGGATGAACAGCCAATTGTGCCTCTTGACCCGGCATTAAAAGAGAACCCTCCGTCTGGTGCTGTAGATGCTTGGAAGAGCTTACCAGGTCGAACATGGGCGCGGGTCTGGCGAGTCCAAGCCAGGGCGTATGTTGCTTCCGCCCTTATCTTCATCGCGGGTAAAATGGTCTACAGTGACTTTCATCAGATCGCTCATCTTTCTATGATAGGGTTCAGCAATATGTGAGACTGCTTTAGAGATTTAGAGGTTTCCATGGATCTCCCTGTTTTCAAGGGGTGTGTTTAAAGCTGATGTGGGCATTATACTATATACAAGCAATTACCCGTTAAGCTTGGAGCTTTCCATTTATTCCACAGATACTCGAGTGGAACCGAACTATCTGCAGCTGGTTGATATAGCTTTAAGAGCTACTTAGAtttctcaacctcatcctctcTTCGCTGATTATCACCCTTGTCAGGATATGGTACAGGACCAATCCTCGATCGATAATGCCTGTTATCGTTCCAGCTAATGTGGATATTGCAACCCAAGAGGTTATAGAGCTTTCTAGATAATTGGACCGCCCTgtttccacaccctgtggcCGTATGTACTGTGTCCAATATAAATACCAGTCATACGGAAGCAACATGCCTCTGAGCCGGGGAAGTGCACATGCGGGAGGTGGTAGGGCGAGTGCATACAGCAGGAGTATAAGGTGGCCTAGGGCTTCACAGCGTCAATGCCTCTTCCAACGGCAAATGAACAAACGCCGACTGACCTCGGCTTTTTATATTCGATAGCCGCCAGTTACCGAATGTCTTCAGGGGATCAGCCTACGCCAATCGGAACATCCTTCCTGATTAATCTTCCGTCGAGTTTCAGATATGGGGTGTAGGTGTGGCATGGAGCCTGGAGAAACAACCATCCTCCGTGCGCCCCGTGTCGAAATCTGAGGGGCTTTTCCCTTTGCATGGCCATTTGTGGATTTATTGTTTAGATCTCCCTTGGTATGCCCTTTCTGGGCTAGCTTTGAGCTTGTTCCCAGGACAAAATGGTTTCATCCGGTTGCCTTGCTGGAGCTATGCGGAGGATGCTGCCGGGTATTCTGCGTTTGATCCTCATAAACGTCGCGGTTCAAAAGTTATATAAAGGCTCTTGTTTTTCTGGATGATAAAGCCACAACGGAACCATCGTGCGAGCAATAACACAAAGCAAAATGCGTGGGAAAATGCGTACAATGagtcctcttcgtcgcctACTACTAGCCCTCGCGATTCCCAAGGCAGTTCTGTCGGCAGGCTCGATCGAGGTCGATACCAGCTCCATCCTACAAGAGATCCATGGCTTCGGCTTTTCTCAAGCCTTCGGGCGCGCCAGCGAGTTCGAGGCTGCTAGCGCTGATCTGCAGAAACAGGCCCTGGACCTCCTCTTCAGCACCGAGACAGGGGCTGGGTTCAGCATAATCCGGAACAACATCCCATCTAGTGTTGACAGCACCATTGAGCCAGGGAGCCCTGGTTCGCCGCCAGATACACCCAATTACACATGGAGCGGCGATGACGCCGGGCAGGTTTGGTTTACCAAGCAAGCTGTGTTGTACGGCGTGTCGACTATCTATGCGAATGCTTGGAGCGCGCCGGGGTTTATGAAAACCAATGGTGACGAGGCAGCGCCTGGGTATGTCGGTCTAGCAGGTTCCTAATATCGTGAGGTTTGTTCCTGGCGCTAACTATCTCAAGCTACCTTTGTGGAACAACCGGGCATGATTGTACCTCTGGAGATTCGAGTAAGTATCGTCCCACCATCGCGAGCTGGTATGCTGACCACCACCCAGGACCAGCTATTCCCAAATGCAGATCAGCTCAGACGCAGCGGAAGCCATCTCATTGATTCCAACTCTATACCAAACCGTCCAAGACGCGGACCTAGCCCTGAACATCACATGCTGCGATGCCATCGGCTGGGACGGCCAGGAAACCTACACGACTGCCCTCAACGCCGCCGGTATGGACGAGTATCTCAACGTAATCACATCCCACATGTACACCAGCGATGCCACCTCTGCTATCGACACAGGCCTGCCAACCTGGATCACCGAAGCAGGCGTGGAAACCGGCGACGCGCCCTTCACCACCACATGGCACGACTCCGGCGCACCAAACGAGGGCATGCTCTGGGCTAGCAAGCTCGCCACGGGCTTCATCGACGCGAATCTCTCGGCTTACCTCTTCTGGGAGGGCtttgagattgaggagaCTCAGTCGGCGAGCCACCTCGTTGATGTGGGCTCTAGTGGTGGCGCTGAGGGCTCGGGGATCTTCTATGCCTTTTCCATGTGGTCGCGCTTTATCCGGCCTGGGGCTCATCGGGTAGAGACCAACGGGTCGGTGGACGATGTTGCAACGGCGGCATTTGTTAATGCTGATGGctcggttgttgttgtgctgACGAATGGTGGTGATGTGGCGCAGACTGTGCAGATTGGGGTGTCAGTTCAGTTTACGGCGGCGGACGCTTGG
The nucleotide sequence above comes from Aspergillus puulaauensis MK2 DNA, chromosome 3, nearly complete sequence. Encoded proteins:
- a CDS encoding uncharacterized protein (COG:S;~EggNog:ENOG410PUTI;~InterPro:IPR005302;~go_function: GO:0003824 - catalytic activity [Evidence IEA];~go_function: GO:0030151 - molybdenum ion binding [Evidence IEA];~go_function: GO:0030170 - pyridoxal phosphate binding [Evidence IEA]) gives rise to the protein MSRIKTELWLPQRKSNPNDPLVQAGGCVVVTFPDPDNPSWVNRVFLYDAADLLIAPLQPTPAQIGHSDLSLKVFRIHYRDTKGLDMGTIPSVSAALPKLKRFLGIPEGQCLTLLKCTPESLTRTDKNLAPLEHIGSPAMHGYTDQQPININSLSSVHAASALLPFENQPLNALRFCTNMWIAGLPAYAEETWKR
- a CDS encoding glycoside hydrolase family 76 protein (CAZy:GH76;~COG:G;~EggNog:ENOG410PFRH;~InterPro:IPR005198,IPR008928,IPR014480;~PFAM:PF03663;~TransMembrane:1 (o490-511i);~go_function: GO:0008496 - mannan endo-1,6-alpha-mannosidase activity [Evidence IEA];~go_process: GO:0005975 - carbohydrate metabolic process [Evidence IEA];~go_process: GO:0016052 - carbohydrate catabolic process [Evidence IEA]); this encodes MKSDGCFASLVSRLNPVLIKVATASLASTHRRRKTFVLQLLLAAAAIPSAMRFQGGAHMAIAALQILPLTSHVYALDLDIDNQESIKDAGSTAAYNMMTWYKPFNGTDNPGFIERSWWTGAALYLACLNYWHATNDTTYNEDVSIGLQHQGGEGGDYMPSWASGVGNDDQMFWGLAAITAAEYNLPNRPDGDTWLTLAERVFNDQKESGNGGWETTICGGGLRWQKDVWQGGYTMKNSVSNGGFFMLAARLAWFKQEDEFATWAEKVWDWATKVNLVNKKTWEVADSVSAGSGGADGCTLPDHTRWTYNYGTFLSGAAYMYAYTNDSKWLDITSNLVDSLFATFILPKQGGVIADPCEATGVCDEDANRPLFKGLTISWLADTALIIPSLRDKILPKLQASAEGAAKSCTGKGQSLCGNRWYGGYDGQNSMENSITGSQMMSAVMLKFLGSSSKPVSVATGGNGTSDPHSDTGKGSGGKEFAPITMADRAGAGILTVLCVAGMIAGVVFLFSDGPL
- a CDS encoding uncharacterized protein (InterPro:IPR029069); amino-acid sequence: MPLDESYRWKDIKEQTTIIKTVLPQHLSSNANPTNPAVLSTTALIALMEAASADALTNTLKKAHCLISVPSRMSIDHLSPVGAETTLRAAAQFKGVSSADSNTLEFDVLVHTHAYREPNTIIAKGTFWRTITCQENLESTAYLANMERCRTNSSGPPNLAAESAFHTYIRHKTASMSCFKPDGNNIHHRPACELCYPFPKRSWAGAVAPAHDPISRGFLHAVHHGPPRLVELWITSGVDLPRAVLDSAL
- a CDS encoding uncharacterized protein (COG:G;~EggNog:ENOG410PJDU;~InterPro:IPR017853,IPR033452,IPR013780,IPR001139;~PFAM:PF17189;~SECRETED:SignalP(1-26);~go_function: GO:0004348 - glucosylceramidase activity [Evidence IEA];~go_process: GO:0006665 - sphingolipid metabolic process [Evidence IEA]) gives rise to the protein MRGKMRTMSPLRRLLLALAIPKAVLSAGSIEVDTSSILQEIHGFGFSQAFGRASEFEAASADLQKQALDLLFSTETGAGFSIIRNNIPSSVDSTIEPGSPGSPPDTPNYTWSGDDAGQVWFTKQAVLYGVSTIYANAWSAPGFMKTNGDEAAPGTSYSQMQISSDAAEAISLIPTLYQTVQDADLALNITCCDAIGWDGQETYTTALNAAGMDEYLNVITSHMYTSDATSAIDTGLPTWITEAGVETGDAPFTTTWHDSGAPNEGMLWASKLATGFIDANLSAYLFWEGFEIEETQSASHLVDVGSSGGAEGSGIFYAFSMWSRFIRPGAHRVETNGSVDDVATAAFVNADGSVVVVLTNGGDVAQTVQIGVSVQFTAADAWVTDNDHQIAETNATVSSGSVGVDVPARGVVTVKLT
- a CDS encoding ankyrin repeat domain-containing protein (InterPro:IPR002110,IPR020683,IPR036770;~PFAM:PF13857,PF12796,PF00023,PF13637,PF13606;~go_function: GO:0005515 - protein binding [Evidence IEA]) — its product is MLPTFNRFQDDHAHLLGSGSDSKGSAENGTTAGVIRVLLRAGVDPNSFESDTYWTALHLAVQNRNVESASVLLDFGADPNMTDDEGWTPLHLAVQDGDVVAVAVLLAGGADGESRTDKGETPVMLGIRLGKEKVVRTLLDRGCKAGLGAGRVSAWDWLDGAPVPDLENQGYGRALRP
- a CDS encoding uncharacterized protein (COG:S;~EggNog:ENOG410PWKE;~InterPro:IPR000791;~PFAM:PF01184;~TransMembrane:6 (o36-55i62-82o94-118i130-150o156-175i187-206o);~go_component: GO:0016021 - integral component of membrane [Evidence IEA]); this translates as MEKLQHHDVDAVRPDIEAARLRPVAADSRLANPNPLGFGAFATTLMTLSLSNMGFRGVDNQTVFIADLCLLAGFGLLISAQWEMVRGSTFGYTVLAAFGLYYAGYGVLLMPSMGIVGAYGGKSPEFYNAFGFYLLVWSILNFFFFLASLATNIPNIIIYGALELSYIFNCASHFALADGNAHIGTSLTKASGAFGFVSALAGYYMLCHGLCQGSLPFTMPLCETERFFRGRRPVGKEM